In a genomic window of Helicobacter pylori NQ4053:
- a CDS encoding DNA-methyltransferase, whose amino-acid sequence MQDYRTLTLENIYASDEITDALSLLQSCGIESIVNPSNITLNFDIVDLKTLESTTQNTLVQKTLEELYKIRSFSSQNGKIVFKSFNKAKKVANKKQNAKTRLAYESYKKEFSKETNEIQSCLNQIYCEDSLEFLKKLPNNCIDIVLTSPPYNFGINYNATQDTNLWQEYFNTLFAIFKECIRVLKSGGRIIVNIQPMFSDYIPTHHFISKFFIDEGLIWKGEILWEKNNYNCKYCTWGSWKSPAAPYLKYSWEFIEIFCKNNLKKEGDKNSIDITDDEFKKWVYGKWNFAPERNMKQYGHDAMFPEELVKRCLKLFSYQNDIVLDPFNGAGTTTKVAKQLGRRFIGIDISEKYCEVAKERLKETTNLFNAGV is encoded by the coding sequence ATGCAGGATTATAGAACTCTTACGCTAGAAAATATTTATGCATCAGATGAGATAACAGATGCGCTTTCATTGTTACAATCTTGCGGTATTGAATCAATTGTTAATCCTTCAAATATCACGCTTAATTTTGACATTGTGGATTTAAAAACGCTTGAATCTACTACACAAAATACGCTGGTTCAAAAGACATTAGAGGAGTTGTATAAAATTCGCTCATTTTCTAGTCAAAATGGCAAAATCGTGTTTAAGAGCTTCAACAAAGCCAAAAAAGTCGCCAACAAAAAGCAAAACGCAAAGACAAGATTGGCTTACGAATCTTACAAAAAAGAGTTTAGCAAGGAGACAAATGAGATTCAAAGCTGTCTTAATCAAATTTACTGCGAAGATAGCTTGGAGTTTTTAAAAAAGCTCCCAAATAATTGCATAGATATAGTGCTAACTTCGCCACCTTACAACTTTGGCATCAATTACAACGCAACGCAGGATACAAATCTTTGGCAAGAGTATTTCAACACGCTTTTTGCCATTTTTAAAGAGTGTATTCGTGTATTAAAAAGCGGAGGACGAATCATTGTCAATATCCAACCTATGTTTAGCGATTATATCCCTACACACCATTTTATCAGCAAATTTTTCATTGATGAAGGGCTTATTTGGAAAGGCGAGATTTTATGGGAAAAGAATAACTACAACTGCAAATACTGCACTTGGGGAAGCTGGAAAAGCCCTGCTGCACCCTATTTAAAATATTCGTGGGAGTTTATTGAAATTTTTTGCAAAAATAACCTTAAAAAAGAGGGCGATAAAAACAGCATTGACATAACCGATGATGAGTTTAAAAAGTGGGTTTATGGAAAGTGGAACTTTGCTCCAGAACGCAACATGAAACAATACGGGCATGATGCAATGTTCCCAGAAGAATTAGTAAAGCGGTGTTTAAAGCTATTTTCCTATCAAAATGATATTGTGTTAGACCCATTTAATGGTGCAGGGACAACGACAAAAGTCGCCAAACAACTAGGACGCAGATTCATAGGCATAGACATTAGCGAAAAGTATTGTGAAGTGGCAAAAGAGAGATTAAAAGAGACAACAAATCTCTTTAACGCAGGGGTTTAA
- a CDS encoding CobW family GTP-binding protein, with product MPKIPITLITGFLGSGKTSFLSEYLNQIDHQGVALIINEIGQAALDQRILSVQYCGEKMLYLNAGCVCCNKRLDLVESLKATLNNYEWRSEILKRIIIETTGLANPAPILWTILSDVFLGAHFEIQSVVACVDVLNAKTHLTNNEAKEQIVFADSVLLTKTDLQNDSTALTKLKERIQSLNPSAEIFDKKNIDYESFFLRNNRARNFMPRIPKDSHSQGFETLSVSFEGAMEWSAFGIWLSLLLHQYGTQILRIKGIIDIGSDLLVSINGVMHVIYPPKHILKDQNGSNLVFIMRHLEREKILNSLKGFKDFLGIKGFETP from the coding sequence ATGCCCAAAATCCCTATCACGCTCATCACCGGTTTTTTAGGCAGCGGTAAAACGAGTTTTTTAAGCGAATATTTAAATCAAATAGATCACCAAGGCGTCGCTCTTATCATCAATGAAATCGGTCAAGCCGCTTTGGATCAGCGTATCTTAAGCGTTCAATATTGCGGTGAAAAAATGCTCTATCTTAACGCAGGGTGCGTGTGTTGCAACAAACGCTTAGATTTAGTGGAGTCTCTAAAAGCCACGCTCAACAACTATGAATGGCGCAGCGAAATTCTAAAGCGCATCATCATTGAAACCACCGGTTTAGCCAACCCGGCTCCGATTTTATGGACGATTTTGAGCGATGTTTTTTTAGGGGCGCATTTTGAAATTCAAAGCGTGGTGGCTTGCGTGGATGTTTTGAACGCTAAAACGCATTTAACAAACAACGAAGCTAAAGAGCAAATCGTTTTTGCTGATAGCGTTTTATTGACCAAAACGGATTTGCAAAACGACAGCACGGCTTTAACAAAACTAAAAGAGCGAATACAATCCCTTAACCCTAGCGCAGAAATTTTTGACAAGAAAAATATAGATTACGAAAGCTTTTTTTTACGCAACAATAGGGCGCGAAATTTTATGCCAAGAATACCAAAAGATTCGCACTCGCAAGGCTTTGAGACTTTAAGCGTTAGTTTTGAAGGGGCGATGGAGTGGAGCGCGTTTGGGATTTGGCTGAGTTTGTTGTTGCATCAATACGGCACACAGATTTTACGCATCAAGGGGATTATTGACATTGGAAGCGATCTTTTGGTGAGTATTAACGGCGTGATGCATGTCATTTACCCGCCTAAACATATTTTAAAGGATCAAAACGGCTCTAACCTTGTTTTTATCATGCGCCATTTAGAGCGTGAAAAAATCTTAAATTCCTTAAAGGGTTTTAAGGATTTTCTCGGCATCAAGGGTTTTGAAACCCCATAA
- a CDS encoding polysaccharide deacetylase family protein has protein sequence MAKEILVAYGVDIDAVAGWLGSYGGEDSPDDISRGLFAGEVGIPRLLKLFKKYHLPATWFAPGHSIETFPEQMKMIVDAGHEVGAHGYSHENPIAMTAKQEEDVLLKSVELIKDLTGKAPTGYVAPWWEFSNITNELLLKHGFKYDHSLMHNDFTPYYVRVGDSWSKIDYSLEAKDWMKPLIRGVETDLVEIPANWYLDDLPPMMFIKKSPNSFGFVSPRDIGQMWIDQFDWVYREMDYAVFSMTIHPDVSARPQVLLMHEKIIEHINKHEGVRWVTFNEIADDFLKRNPRKK, from the coding sequence ATGGCAAAAGAAATTTTAGTGGCTTATGGCGTGGATATTGATGCGGTGGCTGGTTGGCTGGGGAGCTATGGTGGGGAGGATTCGCCTGATGATATTTCGCGCGGGCTTTTTGCTGGGGAAGTGGGGATCCCACGGCTTTTGAAATTGTTTAAAAAATACCATCTCCCGGCGACTTGGTTTGCGCCGGGGCATTCTATTGAAACTTTTCCAGAGCAAATGAAAATGATCGTGGATGCAGGGCATGAAGTGGGTGCACATGGGTATTCGCATGAAAACCCTATCGCTATGACGGCCAAGCAAGAAGAAGATGTTTTGTTAAAAAGCGTTGAGTTGATTAAAGATCTCACCGGCAAAGCCCCCACAGGCTATGTGGCACCGTGGTGGGAGTTTTCTAATATCACTAATGAATTGCTTTTAAAACACGGCTTCAAATACGACCACTCGCTCATGCACAATGATTTCACGCCCTATTATGTGCGCGTGGGGGATAGTTGGAGCAAGATTGATTATAGTTTGGAAGCCAAGGATTGGATGAAGCCTTTAATCCGTGGGGTGGAAACCGATCTGGTGGAAATCCCTGCGAACTGGTATTTGGACGATTTACCGCCGATGATGTTTATCAAAAAATCCCCCAATAGTTTTGGTTTTGTAAGCCCACGCGATATAGGGCAAATGTGGATCGATCAATTTGATTGGGTTTATCGTGAGATGGATTATGCGGTGTTTAGCATGACAATCCACCCTGATGTGAGCGCCCGCCCGCAAGTGTTGCTCATGCATGAAAAAATCATTGAGCATATCAACAAGCACGAGGGCGTGCGTTGGGTAACATTCAATGAAATCGCTGACGATTTCTTAAAACGAAACCCCAGAAAAAAATAG